A genome region from Leptodactylus fuscus isolate aLepFus1 chromosome 6, aLepFus1.hap2, whole genome shotgun sequence includes the following:
- the HROB gene encoding homologous recombination OB-fold protein has translation MALHFQNLFCSGSEDFDDEEFLSVSEGTVSNHGSTSVRLRPIPKTTIEDSVTRKESNYTKPLPVQQATLNSLETPSASSAQDVDDDELLSLCSELEAEVSKHQCPAPEPHLLLRQVNQTSQKSGKEPNNSSFQLRPSRSIQDVGDRHCLSDITAQSQQSHFIANYPINHSVHLSGGEKGPCQSPGPTAKRPCLRPGVKSQPVTPVRAGTFINPLNSANPRSNMSPSASVSTSIYQIGPTNSHQVSRTPLSSPRPNPPTTLQTPVVTNHLIQLMTAANKTPKNLPWETPPSKERRFPGPAGLLPQQGSGRGLDDILVSTPHTPSHGARAKLHNKEGVSTQQPIEDKFIRGPWAAMKAELSLDENNPACFLRTYSVVMVLRKAALKQLPRNKVPRMAVSLKTLTPANGDASAVFRDPTGEIQGTVHHLLLEERESELKIGSVLLLQQVGVFSPSHRNHYLNVTPSNLVKIYPPLEEGVQSGVPVPDDKVDLNSNQSRSPPHSSSSTSQHSTLQTSHSSLPSTTHACASQLTVSHSSSRSSHHAGSPTSTNSTPSKNTQPTTPHPFSKEQPETSQPDWDLDDLDSLLCDLPDE, from the exons GCTTTACATTTTCAGAACCTCTTCTGCTCCGGGTCTGAAGATTTTGATGATGAG GAGTTCCTGTCTGTATCTGAAGGTACAGTGTCCAACCATGGGTCCACTTCTGTCCGTCTCAGACCGATCCCTAAAACCACTATTGAAGACTCCGTGACTAGAAAAGAGTCGAACTATACAAAACCCCTACCTGTGCAGCAAGCGACTTTGAACTCTCTGGAGACGCCAAGTGCTTCCTCTGCCCAGGATGTGGATGATGATGAACTATTGTCTCTGTGCAGCGAACTGGAGGCAGAGGTGTCTAAACATCAGTGTCCAGCTCCAGAACCTCATTTGCTCCTCAGGCAAGTTAACCAGACTTCACAGAAAAGTGGAAAAGAACCAAATAATTCTTCATTTCAGTTGCGGCCATCTCGAAGTATCCAGGATGTAGGAGACAGACATTGTCTAAGCGACATCACTGCACAGTCACAGCAATCACATTTCATTGCCAACTATCCCATAAATCACAGTGTTCATCTAAGTGGTGGTGAAAAAGGACCATGTCAGTCTCCAGGCCCTACTGCTAAAAGGCCTTGTTTAAGGCCCGGTGTGAAATCCCAGCCTGTTACCCCTGTGAGAGCTGGAACcttcattaaccccttaaatTCTGCAAATCCACGTTCCAATATGTCACCCAGTGCATCAGTCTCAACAAGCATATACCAGATTGGACCAACCAACTCTCACCAAGTATCAAGAACCCCCCTATCATCTCCACGCCCAAACCCACCCACTACTCTGCAAACGCCAGTAGTAACCAATCATCTTATACAGCTTATGACAGCAGCTAATAAGACCCCAAAGAATTTGCCATGGGAGACACCTCCATCCAAGGAGAGGAGATTTCCAGGGCCAGCAGGGCTCCTTCCACAGCAG GGAAGCGGCAGAGGGCTGGATGATATCCTGGTGTCCACTCCTCACACCCCGAGCCATGGGGCACGTGCTAAGCTACATAATAAG GAAGGGGTATCCACACAGCAGCCAATAGAAGACAAGTTTATTAGAGGTCCCTGGGCTGCTATGAAAGCTGAGCTGTCATTGGATGAAAACAACCCTGCCTGCTTCCTCCGAACGTACAGTGTGGTCATGGTGCTGCGCAAG GCAGCTCTCAAGCAACTCCCAAGGAACAAGGTCCCACGAATGGCGGTGTCTCTTAAGACATTAACCCCAGCCAATGGAGATGCTAGTGCAGTGTTCAGAGACCCAACAG GAGAGATTCAAGGCACTGTCCATCATTTGCTACTAGAGGAGCGAGAAAGTGAACTGAAGATTGGGAGCGTCCTGTTATTACAGCAG GTTGGCGTGTTCTCACCATCACATCGTAATCATTATCTTAATGTGACACCGAGCAACTTAGTAAAAATCTATCCTCCTCTGGAAGAAGGTGTGCAGAGCGGG GTGCCTGTACCAGATGATAAGGTGGATTTGAACAGCAACCAGTCGAGGTCACCACCTCACTCCTCATCCAGCACAAGTCAGCATAGTACTCTGCAGACATCCCATTCCTCTCTACCCAGCACAACACATGCTTGTGCCTCCCAACTAACAGTATCTCATTCATCCTCAAGAAGTTCTCACCATGCAGGATCTCCTACATCCACCAACAGTACACCGTCAAAAAATACCCAACCAACAACTCCTCACCCATTCAGTAAAGAGCAGCCAGAAACCTCACAACCAGACTGGGATTTGG ATGACCTTGACTCGCTGCTCTGTGACCTTCCAGACGAATAA